Sequence from the Lysobacter solisilvae genome:
TCCTGCCCGGGATTCGGGCAGCCGGATTCCGGACTCGGGAATACCGATTCCGGATGACGGAAGGCATTTTTCGGATTCCGGAGTCCCGCAAAGCCTGCGGGAAGGCCAATCCAGGATGCGCGAAGCCGAAATCCGACTCCGGCCCGGCTGCGGCCTCTGCAGCAAGCACGGAGCCCGCCATGGAAAGCGGGTGACGCAGGCGCCCAGAAGGCAACCAGCAGGCCGACCAGAAAGCCGCCCCGAGCGCACGATCCGTAAGTGGTGGGTCGTGACGGATTCGAACCGTCGACCAGCGGATTAAAAGTCCGATGCTCTACCGACTGAGCTAACGACCCAGATTGTTGCGTGCCGGCCGCGAAGGCTGGCGGTGGCCTCTGGAAACGGGCGGCGGCGCGGCCGGGCCCGGAGCCGGCTGGCCGGGGCGCGCATTCTAGCGCAGGCCGGGTCCGGCCGCAGTGGCCGTACCCGGAGTCAGGCGTAATGGGTGGGGTCGGCCACGCCCGCGGTGGTGAAACCCTCGGCGCGCAGGCGGCAGGCGTCGCAGTGGCCGCAGGCGCGTCCGTCGGCGTCGGCCTGGTAGCAGGAAACCGTCTGGGCGAAATCGACGCCCAGGCGCAGGCCTTCGCGGACGATGTCGGCCTTGCTCATGTGCTGCAGCGGCGCGTGGATGCGCAGGCCCGCGCCTTCCACCCCGGCCTTGGTCGCCAGGTTGGCCAGGTGCTCGAAGGCCTCGATGAATTCCGGGCGACAGTCGGGATAGCCCGAATAGTCGACGGCGTTGACGCCGCAGAAGATGTCGCTGGCGCCCAGCACCTCGGCCCACCCCAATGCCACCGACAGCATGATCGTATTGCGCGCCGGCACGTAGGTGACCGGGATGTCGGCGCCGAT
This genomic interval carries:
- the queC gene encoding 7-cyano-7-deazaguanine synthase QueC — translated: MKNAVVLVSGGMDSAVVLAIAREQGFAVHALSVRYGQRHTSELDAAATVSRTQGAVAHKVVNVDLRSIGGSALTDDIAVPVDDDGHVIGADIPVTYVPARNTIMLSVALGWAEVLGASDIFCGVNAVDYSGYPDCRPEFIEAFEHLANLATKAGVEGAGLRIHAPLQHMSKADIVREGLRLGVDFAQTVSCYQADADGRACGHCDACRLRAEGFTTAGVADPTHYA